The following proteins come from a genomic window of Lycium ferocissimum isolate CSIRO_LF1 chromosome 4, AGI_CSIRO_Lferr_CH_V1, whole genome shotgun sequence:
- the LOC132051475 gene encoding serine/threonine-protein kinase Nek6-like, which produces METESGSKSKMDDYEVVEQIGRGSFGIAFLVLHRAEKKKYVLKKIPSAKQSEKFKRTAHQEMNLIAKLSHPYIVEYKDAWVDKGNWICIVTNYCEGGDMAKIIRKSRGALFPEEKLCKWLTQLLLAVDYLHSNRVLHRDVKLSNIFVTKDNDIRLGDFGFAKLLDGEGLASSVVGTPNYMCPELLADIPYGYKSDIWSLGCCMFEIAAHQAPFRAPDMTGLINKINRGSLSPLPIIYSSNLKQIVKSMLRKSPEHRPTTAELLRHQHLQPYLLRCRNPSSAFLPVKSPNSPNKQSPGKSGSPRFIRDRPLRLKEKSPVFHFDESEKPLRLKEKGPVFHFDETDNIRPQNLSDNYDTFKAKLETKRVDPTSYSAKIFVDGVDSKCWDTNEAAICNGGDQTDSLLQKGSKNTPNSSRFTAKTRSAELEQDSAEHVQQSEEGDGESDKTKDLEVLSTPSGSGEADLNELDSISTKPSRMKLSSGSSNEKTRSFDEESTSSTSRPAKSDTDAELRCHASETENVGELKEVSVDCIASERNGSSPLKDEIEKKNTNMVEDTKQTDKDARQALDDRVSLLKALAALAGDGHKNDWENPTQERAEALESLLEVCARLLKQEKIDELAGVLKPFGDDAVSSRETAIWLTKSLMSAQKLAKGS; this is translated from the exons ATGAATCTGATAGCTAAGCTAAGCCATCCATATATCGTGGAGTACAAGGATGCTTGGGTTGACAAG GGGAACTGGATATGCATCGTTACCAACTATTGTGAAGGTGGAGATAT GGCAAAGATCATAAGGAAGTCTAGAGGAGCTCTCTTCCCAGAAGAG AAACTCTGCAAGTGGCTGACTCAGCTATTACTGGCTGTGGATTATCTGCACTCCAACCGTGTTCTACACAGAGACGTGAAG TTATCTAACATTTTTGTCACAAAGGACAATGACATCCGGCTAG GTGATTTTGGATTTGCAAAACTTTTAGATGGAGAAGGCCTTGCTTCCTCG GTTGTTGGTACTCCAAACTATATGTGCCCTGAGCTCCTTGCTGATATACCGTATGGCTACAAATCTGACATATGGTCTCTTG GATGCTGCATGTTTGAGATTGCCGCACACCAAGCACCATTTAGAGCTCCA GACATGACAGGActtatcaataaaataaacagGGGTTCTTTATCACCACTTCCAATTATATATTCCTCCAACTT GAAACAGATTGTTAAAAGCATGCTAAGGAAAAGCCCAGAACACAGACCAACA ACTGCAGAGTTGTTAAGGCATCAACATTTGCAACCATACCTCCTTCGCTGCCGCAACCCTTCTTCTGCTTTTCTTCCAGTGAAGTCCCCAAACAGCCCAAACAAGCAATCACCTGGAAAATCTGGCAGTCCTAGATTCATAAGAGACAGACCTCTAAGGCTAAAGGAGAAGAGTCCTGTTTTTCACTTTGATGAAAGTGAAAAACCTCTAAGGCTAAAAGAGAAGGGTCCTGTTTTTCACTTTGATGAAACGGACAACATTCGGCCACAAAATTTATCAGACAACTATGACACATTTAAAGCCAAACTTGAGACTAAGAGAGTTGATCCCACTAGCTACTCGGCAAAGATCTTTGTCGATGGTGTGGATTCTAAATGCTGGGACACTAATGAGGCGGCTATTTGCAATGGAGGCGATCAAACCGACTCTCTGTTGCAAAAAGGAAGTAAAAATACACCAAACTCTTCAAGATTCACGGCAAAAACTCGCTCTGCAGAGCTAGAGCAAGATTCTGCTGAGCATGTTCAACAATCTGAAGAAGGTGATGGGGAGAGTGACAAAACAAAAGACCTTGAGGTGTTGAGCACTCCAAGTGGCAGTGGAGAAGCAGACTTGAATGAACTAGATAGTATCTCCACGAAGCCTAGCAGAATGAAATTGTCTAGTGGAAGCTCTAATGAGAAAACACGGTCCTTTGATGAAGAAAGCACTTCATCGACTTCGCGACCTGCAAAATCTGATACTGATGCTGAACTAAGGTGTCATGCATCTGAAACTGAAAATGTTGGCGAGCTTAAAGAAGTTTCTGTTGACTGCATCGCTTCTGAAAGAAATGGGTCAAGCCCACTTAAAGATGAGATAGAAAAGAAGAACACAAATATGGTTGAAGATACTAAACAGACCGATAAAGATGCTCGTCAAGCACTAGATGATAGGGTTTCACTGCTTAAGGCACTAGCTGCATTAGCTGGTGATGGGCACAAAAACGACTGGGAAAATCCCACTCAAGAAAGAGCTGAAGCTCTGGAATCCCTTTTAGAGGTTTGTGCACGACTACTCAAGCAGGAAAAAATTGATGAGCTTGCTGGTGTGCTGAAACCATTTGGCGATGATGCAGTTTCATCTAGAGAGACGGCAATATGGCTAACAAAAAGCCTCATGAGTGCACAAAAGTTGGCCAAGGGATCGTGA
- the LOC132051476 gene encoding pentatricopeptide repeat-containing protein At2g30780 has protein sequence MMKRVWRIPDAFQMEAILRRSSEDYRKLSSCYTVARGSANMFCIRGLASEAPSSQPPWPQVFSLFADRWSHADSLVKQDMKERVSHLRDELLAYSGDAEKIEKILEDRGISLFRRYADGSAVVELLKQLKSSPGLALQAFDWRRRQLDYRTPMSPEEYSKAIVVAGRLKNVDLAAELFKEASNKLLKSTSLYNALMTAYMFNGLAVKCQSVFRDLKREATCTPTIVTYNILISVFGRLMLIDHMEATLREINDLNICPNVSTYNYLIAGYITAWMWDDVEKTYRIMKAGSIKPDLTTHLLMLRGYAHSGKLDKMEEIYELVKGHVDQYGIPLIRSMICAYSKSSDVNKVQKIEELMRLIPKDDYRPWLNVILICLYAKEDLLDEMENSINEAFKCNTSVTTVGVMRCIISSYFRNNAVDKLANFVSRAECAGWKICRSLYHCKMVMYASQRRLVEMESVLSEMDKVNLDISKKTFWILLKAYATWGEKHKFHQVLGMMCKHGYGIPMNG, from the exons ATGATGAAGAGGGTATGGAGAATCCCGGATGCTTTCCAGATGGAAGCAATTCTCCGAAGATCTTCTGAAGATTATAGAAAACTTTCATCGTGTTACACAGTTGCACGAGGTTCAGCCAATATGTTTTGCATCCGAGGACTGGCAAGCGAGGCGCCTTCTTCGCAACCTCCCTGGCCACAGGTATTTTCTTTGTTCGCAGACAGGTGGAGTCACGCTGATTCTTTAGTGAAAcaggatatgaaagaaagggtttCACATTTAAGGGATGAGCTGCTAGCATACAGTGGTGATGCTGAAAAGATTGAGAAAATATTGGAAGATAGAGGGATTTCGTTGTTTAGGAGGTATGCAGATGGTTCTGCAGTTGTTGAGCTCTTAAAGCAGCTAAAATCTTCGCCCGGATTAGCGCTCCAG GCTTTTGACTGGAGAAGAAGACAATTGGATTACCGGACTCCCATGTCACCTGAGGAGTATTCCAAGGCTATTGTTGTGGCTGGAAGGTTAAAGAATGTTGATCTTGCAGCTGAACTATTCAAGGAGGCTTCCAACAAGCTACTCAAGTCGACCTCTTTATATAATGCCCTTATGACAGCTTATATGTTCAATGGTTTGGCTGTAAAGTGTCAATCAGTTTTTCGTGACTTGAAAAGGGAAGCAACATGTACTCCAACTATTGTTACATACAACATACTTATCTCGGTGTTTGGAAGATTAATGCTGATAGATCACATGGAGGCAACCTTACGGGAAATAAATGATTTAAATATCTGCCCAAATGTTAGTACGTACAACTATTTAATTGCTGGATATATCACAGCGTGGATGTGGGATGATGTGGAGAAGACGTATAGAATCATGAAGGCAGGAAGTATCAAGCCTGATCTTACTACCCATTTGTTGATGCTTCGAGGATATGCACATTCTGGTAAGTTGGATAAGATGGAAGAAATCTATGAGCTTGTCAAAGGTCATGTTGATCAGTATGGAATCCCGTTAATTCGATCGATGATATGTGCTTACAGTAAAAGTTCTGACGTAAATAAGGTTCAAAAGATTGAGGAATTGATGAGGTTGATTCCTAAAGATGATTATAGGCCTTGGCTGAATGTCATATTGATATGTTTGTATGCAAAGGAGGATTTATTAGACGAGATGGAAAATTCGATAAATGAGGCATTTAAATGTAACACATCTGTCACAACAGTTGGTGTTATGCGTTGCATCATTTCAAGTTACTTCCGAAACAATGCAGTGGACAAACTTGCTAATTTTGTTAGCCGTGCAGAATGTGCTGGTTGGAAAATATGCAGGTCCCTTTACCACTGCAAGATGGTTATGTATGCATCACAAAGGCGACTCGTTGAAATGGAGAGCGTTCTTAGCGAGATGGATAAAGTGAATCTGGATATCTCAAAGAAAACATTTTGGATATTACTTAAAGCCTACGCAACATGGGGGGAAAAGCATAAATTTCATCAGGTCTTGGGTATGATGTGCAAGCATGGATATGGAATTCCTATGAATGGATGA